The following proteins are encoded in a genomic region of Necator americanus strain Aroian chromosome II, whole genome shotgun sequence:
- a CDS encoding hypothetical protein (NECATOR_CHRII.G7454.T1) produces MWMHQSSAESAKDDVHAQRMGLGCPIHAQRNEHIRMHQLRLSRSGIEHDERPDPRAGQEEKSGLGSVQEHRGCSEGDQEHPDPCSPLQHHRTSCFDLCFGNLGISQAGRKRDECH; encoded by the coding sequence atgtggatgcatcagtcttcagctgaatctgcaaaagacgatgttcatgcgcaacggatgggtcttgGATGTCCtattcacgctcaacgaaacgaacatatccgaatgcaccagctacgtctatctaggtcgggaattgaacatgatgaacgacctgacccccgtgctgggcaggaggagaagagcggcttggggagcgtacaagagcatcgaggatgtagtgaaggagACCAGGAACATCCGgatccgtgctcacctcttcaacaccaccgtacttcctgctttgacctatgcttcggaaacctgggcatttcgcaagcaggaagaaaacgcgatgagtgtcattga
- a CDS encoding hypothetical protein (NECATOR_CHRII.G7453.T1) — protein MLTEFDETCGCISLQLNLQKTMFMRNGWVLDVLFTLNETNISECTSYVYLGRELNMMNDLTPVLGRRRRAAWGAYKSIEDVVKETRNIRIRAHLFNTTVLPALTYASETWAFRKQEENAMSVIERAIERVMLGVSRFTRMRDGIQSSLLSNRRLETPPRLPRKVK, from the coding sequence atgctgaccgaattcgacgaaacatgtggatgcatcagtcttcagctgaatctgcaaaagacgatgttcatgcgcaacggatgggtcttgGATGTCCtattcacgctcaacgaaacgaacatatccgaatgcaccagctacgtctatctaggtcgggaattgaacatgatgaacgacctgacccccgtgctgggcaggaggagaagagcggcttggggagcgtacaagagcatcgaggatgtagtgaaggagACCAGGAACATCCGgatccgtgctcacctcttcaacaccaccgtacttcctgctttgacctatgcttcggaaacctgggcatttcgcaagcaggaagaaaacgcgatgagtgtcattgaacgcgcaattgagagagtgatgctaggagtatcccgtttcacgcgaatgagggacgggattcaaagttctctcctatcgaatcgaagattagagacgccgccgcgtttgccaaggaaagtaaaataa
- a CDS encoding hypothetical protein (NECATOR_CHRII.G7451.T1) — protein MAKHSNHIRHVLIYEFESGHPAAEAHRNLGHVFSTEAPFERYVAPGSNALKPETRSSKMSLALYFAASLGCSLFTVSNGLRSLGMVKARSRRFDWLDATVIGDEKWVLYVSHTDKRAWCTGDEMLDPFVKGEIYKKVMLRVWWGVHGINRFELLPDNTAVTAEVYCAQLKKEKDWPTRSAKRTRSSITFACCTVTCAFTPYLEPGPGLDRLPPPPIASASPESEALR, from the exons atggccaAACATTCTAatcatattcgacacgtactcatttacgagttcgaatctggccatcccgctgctgaagcccatcgaaacttagGTCACGTATTCAGCACTGAAGCCCCTTTTGAGCGGTATGTCGCGCCTGGTTCCAACGCTttaaagccggaaacaagaagctcgaagatgagcctcgctctg tattttgctgccagtcttggctgttcgctgttcaccgtgagcaatggactgcgatctctcggaatggtaaAAGCTCG aagccgcagattcgactggctggacgCCACTGTCATCGGAGATGAAAAGTGGGTCCTTTACGTCAGCCACACCgacaaacgtgcgtggtgcactggcgatgaaatgctggatcctttcgtgaaaggtgaaatttataagaaggtcatgctgagggtctggtggggagttcatggaatcaaccgtttcgaactgctgccggacaacacggcagttactgccgaggtctactgcgctcaactaaaaaaagaaaaagactggCCTACAAGATCCGCAAAGAGAACCCGAAGCTCGataacgttcgcctgctgcacggtAACGTGCGCCTTCACACCGTACCTGGAGCCCGGACCTGGCCTGGACCGGCTACCACCCcctccgatcgcttcagcatcacctgaaagcgaagcgctacgatga
- a CDS encoding hypothetical protein (NECATOR_CHRII.G7452.T1), whose translation MLRVWWGVHGINRFELLPDNTAVTAEVYCAQLKKEKDWPTRSAKRTRSSITFACCTVTCAFTPYLEPGPGLDRLPPPPIASASPESEALR comes from the coding sequence atgctgagggtctggtggggagttcatggaatcaaccgtttcgaactgctgccggacaacacggcagttactgccgaggtctactgcgctcaactaaaaaaagaaaaagactggCCTACAAGATCCGCAAAGAGAACCCGAAGCTCGataacgttcgcctgctgcacggtAACGTGCGCCTTCACACCGTACCTGGAGCCCGGACCTGGCCTGGACCGGCTACCACCCcctccgatcgcttcagcatcacctgaaagcgaagcgctacgatga